Within the Beduinella massiliensis genome, the region TGTCGGGCATGTACGTATGGGTCAGTTTTTCGATGACAATCGGCATACTTCCTCCACCATTTCCTCTACCGTGAGCACGTCCGCACGCACGCCGACGCCTGCCTCGCGCAAATTTTTCGCCAGCTCCGTCATGGGCGGCACGTCCAGGCGCAGCTCGCGCAGCCGCTCCACCTGCGGGAAGACCTCGCGCGGCGTACCGGACAGGACGATCTTCCCCTCGCTCATCACGATGACGCGGTCGGCCTGCGTCGCCTCGCTCATGTAATGCGTGATCCACACGACCGTGATGCCTTCCTCCCGCTGAAGCCTGCGCACGGTTGAAAGCACCTCACGCCGCCCCGAAGGATCGAGCATCGCCGTCGACTCGTCCAGGATGATGACGTCCGGCTTCATCGCGATGACGCCCGCGATGGCCACGCGCTGCTTTTGCCCGCCGGACAGCATGTGCGGCGCGCTCTTGCGAAAATCCTGCATGTTGACCGCGCGCAGCGCCTCGTCCACGCGGATGCGCATCTGCGCGGGCGGCACGCCCATGTTTTCCATGCCGAAGGCGACGTCCTCTTCCACCACCGTCGCGACGATTTGGTTGTCCGGGTTTTGGAATACCATGCCCGCGTGCTGGCGGATGTCGAAGACGAGGTCGTCGTTTCGCGTGTCGAGGCCCACGACCCACAGATTGCCCTGCGTGGGCACGTACAGCGCGTTCATCAGCTTGGCGAGGGTGGACTTGCCCGAGCCGTTATGCCCCAGCACGGCGAGGAATTCGCCCGCGTGCACGGACATATCCACGCCGCCAAGCGCCGCGCCGTCGGCATCCTGGTACGTATAGTGCACGCCCTCCGCTACGATCTTGTCGCTTTCGCGTCTTTCCATGTCGACTGTATTCTCCTTTGGCCTTGCAGGCATCGCGCCCGCTGCCTGATGATAGCATGCGCCGCGGGCTCAAGCCTTAGCGCCATAAAAGAAACACCCAAAAGGAAATGCCCTTCAGGTGCCTGTTCGCTTCGCGAAAAACGCTCTTCTCCCATCCAGACTTTAACTGTCGGTATTGGAATCACACCAATTCTGCGCGCAGCGCTCGCGGACTTTACCGCCGATCGGGAATTTCACCCTGCCCTGAAGACATTTATTCGGTTGTCCGCGGTTATTATAGCACGATACCTTTCCATGTACAATCCCCTGCGCGAGGAATTTCGCGATCAGGGGTGCGGCGGACTGCCTCCGTCCGCTTCTCCGCTTTACCGAACCTCCGGCAACGCTCCCGTATCCGCCGCCTGCCTCCTCGGCATCACGAAGCCGGCGATCAACGCCGTGAAGGGCGCGACGCTCACCAGGCCAAAGGAACCCACCAACGTCGTCAGCACCTCGCAGGCCACGTACTTGAAGTTCAGGATGTCGACCACGGGCGTCCCCTGCCCCATGAAGTACATCATCATCGAAAGATAGCTGCCGGAGTACGCCAGCATGAGCGTCGTGGTCATCGTGCCAATGACGCTGCGGCCGACCGAAAAGCCCGAGCGGACGAGCTCCCGACGCGTAATCTCCGGATGGTGCACGCACACCTCCTGACAGGACGCGGACACGTCCATCGCCAGATCCATCAGCGACCCCGAATTCGCGATGAAGACCATGGCGAGGAAAATTTCGCGGATGTCGAGCTGCATCGCGCTCTGCGAGAGAAGCGGCACGACGTACGGCAGGTTGCTTCCGTCGAGCTTTAAAAGCGCACCAAAGCCGGTCGCCAGCAGGCAGGTGACGAACGTGCCCAGCAGCGAGCCTATCAGGGCGCACAGCGCCTTTGGAGTAAACCCTGCGACCAGAAACATGATCAGCGCCGTGAGCAGGAGCACCACGCCCAGCGCCACCGGAATGGGCGAATCCCCCTTGAGCAGTGCCGGGATCAGCAGCTTCCACACCACCATCACGCTGGCCACCAGCGAAACGAGCGCCCCCGCGCCCGCTACGCCGCCGAACAGGATCAGCAGTAGACCGAACAGCGCAAAGAGCATGCCTTCGTTGCCCAGTCGGTAATGATCCACCATCGTCGCGCTCGTCGGTCCGTCTTCGTCCGCATGGATGATCGCAAGTCCTTCGTCGCCCGCCGCGAAGAGCTTGTCCTTTTCCAGCGCGGAATTCAGCGTATTCGCCGCGTTCATCTCGCTGCCCTTCCATTTTCCGGATAGAATCTCGATCCCCACCTCCTGCGCGCCGGAGTACACGATGCCCAGAGGGGCCAGGTTGGCGTTGTCGACCGACAGCACCTTGACGCGCTCCCGCGTGGAATTCGCAGGCATGCGCGCAGGGTATCCGCTGGGCAGGTAACCCAGCGCGATACAGAGCAGCCCTACGACGATACAAAAGATCCAGTTGCGGCGCTTGTCCTTGTGCATTTGCAGCTTATTCATGCCGTTTCCTCCCTTTTACCAAAAGCGGGCCGTACCCGCCGCTTTCATCGCGCGCTTCCGTGCGCAGGCGCGGCTTCCAATTTCCTACGAGGTAAAAAGGCCCGGGGACGCGCGGTCCCCGGGCCGCCCGTTCCCGGGCTGTTCTCTTTCTGCTATCGCTTTCCGCCGCAGCTTACTGCGCAAGGCCCATCGCGTTCATGCTGCGCGTAAAGATGTCGCAGTTATCGTATGCGCCTGCGAAGAGCTCGGCGTTCACACCCGTAGCGTAAACCGGGATTTGCAGGCCGGTGTGCGAATAAGAGGTGAAGGCTACGCCCGCTTTGTTGTTCAGGATGTGGCAGACCGCCATGGAAAGCGGCTCATACCCGCCGTAGGCAAGCGCTTCCGCGTCGCCGATCACGCGCTCGTCCTTCGGCAGCATGCTCAGCTCGTACGCGGTCTTGATCTTCGCCAGTTCGTCCGCCGTCAGCGTGAGCTCCTTGTCCGCCGTCTGGGTGAGGCCGTAGTTCTCCTCGATCAGGGTCAGCGCGTCTTCATAGGTCGCCTGATTCTCGCGCAGCTTCGCGATCTCGCCGTCGAAGGCTTCATAAGACATCTTCTGGTTTGCGAGATACTGGAAGTGCGTGTCGTAACCGGTGGTCGCAAAGCCGATCGTAAGTCCGCCGGTTTCGTGGTCGCCGGTAACGATGATCAGGGTTTCGTCCGCGTGCTCCTTAGCAAAGTCGATCGCGACCTGCACCGCGTCGTCAAAGGCGATCGTCTCGTCGATGGCCGTCATGGCGTCGTTGGCGTGGCAGGACCAGTCTACCTTGCCGCCCTCGGTCATCAGGAAGAAGCCGTCGTTACCGTCGAGCACACGGATGCCCGCTTCGACCATCTCCGCCAGGGAGAGAGAGTCGCCGCCGCCCGCCTCGATGTTCCTGCGGTCGATTTCGTACTGCATTGCAGCGTCACCCGCAAGGTCCGGCACGACGGCCAGCACCTTGCCGCTGTCAGCGTTCAGCGCGCGGATGTCCTCGTTGGTGTTGGCGATCGTCCAGCCGTTCTCCTTGGCGACCTCCATCACGTCCTGCTGATCTCCGTCCTTGCCGGCCGGCTGCGCGTAATAACCGCCCGCGAGGTAGTCCAGCGTGGTGCCAGTCAAGCCCTGCACAGCGATGTCGTACATGTCCTTGCGGCTCTTCACCTTGGCGTAATAGGCCGCCGGGGTCGCGTGGTCGAGGGACACGCTCGTCACGACGCCGATTTTCTTGCCCGCTTCCTTCGCGTATTCCGTGATCAGCTTGAAGGGCTCGGTCAGTTCCGTGTTGTAGTTGATGACGCCGGAAAGCGTCTTTTGGCCGCTCGCCATGGACGTGGCCGTGGAGGCGGAGTCCGGGCAGAACGACGTGGCGTCATACGTCGTCATGATCCCCGTATACGGGAACTGCGTGAACGAAAGCGCCTGCGGCGTAGGCATTACCGCTTCCGGATTGGCAAGAGTACCCAGATAGTATTGCGTGGCATTGATCTGCGGCAGGCCCTGGCCGTCCCCGATGAACATGAAGACGTACTTCGGGATGGCTGCCTTCGCCTCTTCCGCGAAGACCGCGCAGGACGCCAGAAGCATTGCTGCGCACAGCAGCAGGGATAAGATCTTTTTCATCATGTTTTATTCCTCCCTCATTTCGGTTCGTTGGGAGTATACCATCGCCGCATGAACCCTGCTTGTGCATCTGGTAAAGCATGG harbors:
- a CDS encoding energy-coupling factor transporter ATPase, whose protein sequence is MERRESDKIVAEGVHYTYQDADGAALGGVDMSVHAGEFLAVLGHNGSGKSTLAKLMNALYVPTQGNLWVVGLDTRNDDLVFDIRQHAGMVFQNPDNQIVATVVEEDVAFGMENMGVPPAQMRIRVDEALRAVNMQDFRKSAPHMLSGGQKQRVAIAGVIAMKPDVIILDESTAMLDPSGRREVLSTVRRLQREEGITVVWITHYMSEATQADRVIVMSEGKIVLSGTPREVFPQVERLRELRLDVPPMTELAKNLREAGVGVRADVLTVEEMVEEVCRLSSKN
- a CDS encoding YibE/F family protein, with protein sequence MNKLQMHKDKRRNWIFCIVVGLLCIALGYLPSGYPARMPANSTRERVKVLSVDNANLAPLGIVYSGAQEVGIEILSGKWKGSEMNAANTLNSALEKDKLFAAGDEGLAIIHADEDGPTSATMVDHYRLGNEGMLFALFGLLLILFGGVAGAGALVSLVASVMVVWKLLIPALLKGDSPIPVALGVVLLLTALIMFLVAGFTPKALCALIGSLLGTFVTCLLATGFGALLKLDGSNLPYVVPLLSQSAMQLDIREIFLAMVFIANSGSLMDLAMDVSASCQEVCVHHPEITRRELVRSGFSVGRSVIGTMTTTLMLAYSGSYLSMMMYFMGQGTPVVDILNFKYVACEVLTTLVGSFGLVSVAPFTALIAGFVMPRRQAADTGALPEVR
- a CDS encoding alkaline phosphatase, whose protein sequence is MMKKILSLLLCAAMLLASCAVFAEEAKAAIPKYVFMFIGDGQGLPQINATQYYLGTLANPEAVMPTPQALSFTQFPYTGIMTTYDATSFCPDSASTATSMASGQKTLSGVINYNTELTEPFKLITEYAKEAGKKIGVVTSVSLDHATPAAYYAKVKSRKDMYDIAVQGLTGTTLDYLAGGYYAQPAGKDGDQQDVMEVAKENGWTIANTNEDIRALNADSGKVLAVVPDLAGDAAMQYEIDRRNIEAGGGDSLSLAEMVEAGIRVLDGNDGFFLMTEGGKVDWSCHANDAMTAIDETIAFDDAVQVAIDFAKEHADETLIIVTGDHETGGLTIGFATTGYDTHFQYLANQKMSYEAFDGEIAKLRENQATYEDALTLIEENYGLTQTADKELTLTADELAKIKTAYELSMLPKDERVIGDAEALAYGGYEPLSMAVCHILNNKAGVAFTSYSHTGLQIPVYATGVNAELFAGAYDNCDIFTRSMNAMGLAQ